Part of the Periophthalmus magnuspinnatus isolate fPerMag1 chromosome 23, fPerMag1.2.pri, whole genome shotgun sequence genome, ATCTACATCGGCTTACAGGAAACACCAATCCACTACTCAGACATTAATTTTGTAAGTGTAATTGATAACTACGTTTGTAAGTAATTAATTGAAATGAGCACTGCTGCTTTCAGATGATTGGTCACTTTGGCTCAGTGTGTCTGTTCTTTTCCAGATGTACCTGTTTCTTTCCAATGCGGTGCTTACTCTGATGGCTGCTTCTGTATTATGTGTGCTGGTAGAAAAACCATATGTTCTTTTGAAGACCATAAATACACGGAAACAAGAAACAACTTAATCCCAAACTATAATCTTTTGTAATCTATTGAGCTATTACAAGTTAAGGACGCACTGATATGATACTTGTATCAAATATCAGCgccaatactgaaaaattacTTGGATTGGGTATCAGAGTATCAGGGTATCAGGCATCGGTTCATGTGGGCCTTTAATTTTggcccaaaatgtgttgtggtTATTTTAAGAATAAATTAACAGTCACATAGCACAActggatctcttgtgtaataacttaactgtgttttaaggaaataagtgccaTGTTCTGTCCTTTCGTGGGTATCAGTTAATATCGGGTATCGGcagatacataaaataaaagtatcgatgtctgtgtaatccctcattcgtccaggtctgatccatagtaaaagctgaagttaaatctgtcaactggacaaaaagttgtaggagtaaagacgtttcactgctgaGATTtcagatacaaggcagtgtccaccagtaaccagaaccagaactgaagaagccgcttggatgagcagtgaaatgtcttcactcttacaactttttgtccagttgacagatttaactttggcttttactataaaagTATCGATGTTGGTATCGGGACTGAAAAAGCTCGATCGGGTGTCCCTATTACAAATGACTGGACAAAGCAACAgtgtgaaataaaaagttacatatcttGGAGAATTTGTTGTTAATGACATCCATCATAACTAacagggagaaaaaaaattaatggCAGTGAGTCTGAAATTGCAAGTGACTTTGACTCAGTCCATGAGGCGTGACAAAGGTTTTGAGTGTCTGATGACGCACAAAGATATCATGACAAGTCCATTGTGCTACATGTAACGGCTCCGACGACTCAAAGTGAGATTCAATCAAATGCAATGAACCCAAAATGTTCAGCTTCCAAAACAATGTTACACAAATATACTACTCATATAAGATATATATAAAATCCCAAAATGTCACAAGCAAAATACTGATATGAACCTATGATTCAGAGTCGGTCCCCTCAGAAGTTTGACCAACAGATAAACATCCGTGTTACACAGTGTGTCATTGAATCATAATGTAATTGAATGCTTCCCTTGGGCATACATAACTCTCTATGTGTCATCCACACAAACAGTTGTAATGACGCACGCATTTTCCTGCATTCAGCCCTGCCCCCTGCTCGGACTTGCACTGGATGAGGCAGACTGAGCAACAACATGGAGTAAAAATATATCTTTGGTAAGATGACACTTTTCTCTCCATGACAACGTGGTTCTGCATACCCGTGTAAAATCCAAGAGCCTAAAAACAACATGCTCAAGATGGCACAATATATCTTAGACTGCCAGAGTATTTCCAAATGTGTGATCATGTGAGATTAAATACATATCCACCTTGATCTTAAAAACACCTCACATAAAAACGTTTTAGGTTATTAAGCTCAATTATCTATCAGTTTAACCCGTTTAATGAGCCCCTTTAGTGAAACACACGTAACGCCAcatacaaatgtaaacaaagaaggtagcaaatgtttttaaaaccaTAAACAAATCAAGATATACACTGTCAAGCATAAACAACTTGTGTGAATAGTCCCAGAATACCCTCCTTGTTGCTCAGTAAATTCACAAGACACCGCAAGGAACAGGTGTAAGGGCAGAAAGTGTTACATAACAATGACACAGGAAGTCAAAGGACGCGACCTCTCTTCTCCTGAGCAAAGCTGACCCCTGTATGTAGTGTTGACCCCTGGGATAGTGCTGACCTCCAGAGGCAGAGGGATATAACTTTAGGCATTTACAAAAGAAGCAGCAACAACAATGTTTACAACAAGCCCCTGAGCCCCACGGCAGGACAATGACACAAAAAAGACCACAACTTTGTAACTGCTGTCATAAAACCTCGTTGTTGTCTCTCTAAATATGTCACTAAAATTATGGATCCGCTTTGTCACCTGCAGATCTTTGCTAATTTTATGCTCGGTCAAGTATTTAGACTATAGGACACAACATAACCCccaaaaatctaaatctgaAGCCACTTTATACATATTTCACTTTAGCAAACTGACCAAAAGTCTGAGTTTCAAAGATTTTGATATAtcaattatttttgttaatCGATTAATCTAACCATTATTCTTTCAATTAATCGATTTGTTGTTTCGATCGTGAATAGCCTGTGAATATAAGATTTTTCCTAAACTGTATCCAGATAACGCTGATGTGAAGCTGCTTGAGGACATCCTGGTGGAACATATTTTACagatgaaaatgttttaaaatgttttaattgtccTGTCTGTGCCTTGTATGACACAGTCTGAGTCACAAACCTCTTCTGTCAGCTCAAGACATGTTTTGGAGCCTATGTATAAACCAACAGTTGACAACTATGTCAACAATAGACTAGATGCAATTAATCAGTTATCCTTACAGccctacacaaacacacacatgcgccaacacacacacacacacacacacacttctcacTATATgtctatatatgtgtgtgtgtgtattatagGTGTTGCAAAAGGAGACGAcaagcaagaaaaaaacaacttagtTGTTATAAATGggattttacaaataaagtagGTCACATGCTGAAGATCGGCACGTCTCCAATATCAGGTAGCCGACTTTGTACTTGTGGGGGCTAACAGTTAAAAATAGTCCCTCACCCCGAGACTATCCACTAAGTCTTAGCTCATGTTCAAGTCTCATAGCGTCTTCACTTCACCGCAATGAAAAAGGTACGTATGGCGCATGCACAGCTGGAAATGTCCTTCATACACAATGATTCTACTAACTGAAGGGTTATACTGTTCTTGAAAGAGTCCGTGCTACTGGAAGTGATAAATATTGGTTGTAACTTTGTCAAGGCTGACACACTTGAAGACTCTTGTCAGTAGTTAATGTCTGGTACCATGTGCCATTGAAATGGGTTTAATAAGGTTACACCTTTCGTCTCAGTCTGTAGTTCATACGAGTCTAAGAGCTCTTTAGGTAAACACACAGAAGTTCCTGAGATGAGGGGACTTATCAGTGTTGTGTGACGGAGAATGGAGCTATTTTGGCTCAGTGATACTACTGCATATTCTGGTCTTCTGTGCTGACAGCTTTAGTGTTAGCACAGATTAGATCTAATTCACCAATGAAGCACACCAACATAACAGGTATAGTCCATCTTTCCTCAATTATGTGTTGAGCAACAGGTGTGTATACATACTTCATCATGTTATTCAAGTGCATTAGTAATGTCAGagctttaaatgttgttttgcagGTCAAATGCTTGTAGAATCGTGTAGTAAACACTAGGGGCTGAAGAGTTAGGCGTCCTTCAGTCCATGGGGAATGTGACCAATGCAGGTCATGGGTGAAGATGTAATGGTATTTTTCCAGTGTCTGTGCCATAACTCCTCTGTTTGTGTATCAAAGGGCAGACCTTCACCTCAATGTCAACCCTAACTTCTGTGATCCAAGTAATTTAGATAAAAATATGTGGGTTTCAAGCAAAACACAAACCataattaacattttatatattttttgacagattttgtaaatgaaactcaggcttttttttttttttttggaacaattactttaaatatgttaaaggTACAGACATTTAAGAAACGTAATGTTTATAAATGAATTACAATGCTAAAAGCTAAACTAATCACGTGTGACAGAACCCAGTCATTTTTCAACAGTAACTCTTGTGTCACTACATATTTAATACATATGTGGTATATTGTACattaaaattgtgttaaaagttcTTTTTGTTACCATTTTAGGCCCTGTGTGCTAACCTTTGGCTGTACTGGTTGAACAACTGGAGATTTACTGCAATTTTTTCAGGAAACCTATGTTCAAATGGAGCTGATATTCTGCACAGACGACCAACTAAAGCCTGAGCCACTGTCCACAGCCGTGAACATTCAAGACCAAGATGTCAACAATGATTCTGAGTTACAATGTCCACCAGAACGCACTGTGTCAGAGGTACTGCCTGGAGACATGCCACATGTATTGGGTACTGAAGGAAAGACTTCACTGTTAGACACTGAATCTCTACAGCAAAATATTCACAGAGCCCATTTGAACACACCTTTGAATATGTCTGAGAACTTCATACCTGGCTCCCACAGTACTATAGATGGCAAAGACTTAATAGAGTGGGATTGTTGTGATTTTGCACAACCTGCAGTCCCTCTGGATGGAGCAAATACTTGCCAAAGCAGTGATCCTGTGGCAACTACTCTATCCAAATCTATGACCAATGCACCTGCCACTGTGCCATCTACTGCAGGAGCTTTGTCTGGTCTGAGTGACTTTATGTTTAGTGCCAGTTTTAAGTCAGATGACTGTGATGCTGGTGGTCTACTAAGGTCCTTATCACATCACTCAGATGGTTCAGAGAGCGACTTAATGGCTGCACCTCTCTCGGATCTTTACATATTTGAAAGTGAATCAAAAGATTTTACCCTGTGCCCTGATCCTGGTCCTAAAGATAGTAAATGTTCAGAGTGCCGGCCATTAACACAAACAACAGTGGCAGAAAAACGGTTTACAGCAATTTCAGAGGCAGGTGATTCATCTGTGGAGACCAAATATAACAAGGACGTGCTAAAAGATCAGATAATAGTCCAGTATGAGTCAGATGAGCGGGACAGTATGAGTGTAGAAACACCTGCTGTGGACGCCTCTGATGTGGCACATGAGAAAACTGAGGGTACTGGTGTAACAATGAGAAATGATAGTCCCATGGAACTGTGGCTTGATGCTTGTCAGTATTTTGCAAGTGAAAATTCACAAGGTAGAAATTTGAGTGAACCATCTGTGATGCAAGAATCAATGTCCACCACGACAAGTGACTTTTCTGTCACTCCAGAAGAGACACAAAGGTCAGGTTACAGTCTCAGTGCTTGTGACATGATTGGCTGGTCCTTTGACGACAACGAAAGTTGGGGGGCCCCGGTTGAGAGGTGGTCATCAGTAGATAGCTGGGCTAGTGCTCTTTCTGACTGGGCAGATATTATCTCGTCTCCACCGGAAGACCTCACTGCTGCCTTCACAGAGATAGGAGCAGAGATAGATGCTTTGACACAGGCGCTTGCTGAGGTAACCACTCAGATCGAAATAGGACAACAAAGTGAAACATCAGAAGACATTCCTGATCAGTCCATTATTGGAGTCAAAGACAAGCCTTTAGACTCACACTGCATTACAGAAAACTCAGCCTTCTCGGAACAGAGTTGTCTTAGAGGTGAGATTCAAGAAAAAGAATGTATTGACCCAATGTGTACAACAAAAGTGGAGCTCAGCCAATGCCAGACTGAGCCCAAGCAACAATCCATGAGTTCATGCGAGGTCACCACATACAGTGAAATACACAATGCAGATAGAACTGCACTTTCTGTGGCACCAGGGCCAACATCTGAAGCCGATACAGGTCTGCTGCACAGAAGATCTGATTTATTCGAGACAAGCAGCGATGTGGTTCTGAACATTGTAGAAGACACAGATGTGGAGTTAGAGAGTGCATCCAAAGATCTTCTCTACTGTGAGGTAAGGATGATTTAAGAATGTTATTAAAATATGCATGTTTGTTTGGagaattaatgtatttatttacataattaACATATGTACTTATACTGTAGTACTAGAGTATGTGTATATAGTGGTTTTGACACTGTCTttagtgaaaatgtatttgtccCATGAGACTGAATGAATGACTGGTACTATGGAAAGAACATCaagcacttttttattttccacCTGTCCTTGTCGGTGTTGTCATACCTGCCGTCGTATTGATAGTCAGTCATGAGACACAGTGTGCAAATCCAAATGTCACTGTTCACCTGACCTTAACCAACAGTCACATTACACTGGATGAGAGCCATTTATTCTTCATCTGAGTCTGATTGTGTTATTATTTGAGATGTGATTTGGCTCCTGTCTACCAGACTGACAGGTGTCTGTGTGAAAGGGGAAACAGGAGTGCTTAAGTGAAAACTTCAGATCCACAGAAATGGCATCTAATAATAACCAAGAGTTCAATGATAATAGCATGCGTCCGTGGCGTGTCAGGGCGGAGGGGTGAGAGGACCGCACAGCTGATGGTTGTAACACGACCTTctacagctctctctctcttttccagtGCACCCTTTAACACACCCATTGCACCCCCTTTAAAACGCAGGAGGTCCACTTGCCCACACACTTTTGTTTCATTAGATTGACTGCAATAGATATAGTGAAGAACTACAGAGACAAAGCAAATCCTTTTTGCATGTTGGATACATGATGTGGATTAGTATGAGATTTTTCTTTGGGGCTTTACACAAAGGTATGTGTTGAATGACAAAATGTTTTAGAGATTAATGGCATGAAGGTCCTTTCAGAAATATGCGGTGATGTTTCTGGGGTTTTTTGGTAATGTGATTTTACAGACACTtaatgtatgcatttttattctaGCCCCATAGAGATAACAAGTGTGATGTAAAAGATGAACCCAGTTTCTCTTCGCTGGACTTGCAGGCTGAGCGGGATATTGAAAGAAGTTGGACCCCACCGGAGACACTCAAGGTCGATCATAAAGGGAACGATACACTAGCTTTTAATTTTCTCAGCCCACTCACTCCAACAAACGCGCACGTGCCTGAAGAGGACAGTAACCCTGGGCTAAATGCGCATGTGACTTTAGCGGCCCTTGATGGAGCATGTCAGGTGGAGCCACTGTGGGGGAGTCCTAAGTTTATTATGCCCTCAGCTCCTATTAGTATAGGCTCCTCCCTTGTCACTCAGGCAGCAAGCAGCAGTTTGAATGGAGACCAAGAGGCGACTAGATGGGCTCTCAACAGAGACAGTGTTTATGATCCCAATGAAGCTTTTGAATGCCAGCCAAAATCGGATGATATTTCTGACTTCTCTTCAGAAAGTACTGAGGACATCACTTGCTCACAGCAAAGTGAAACAGATTCTTCAACAGACCTAATATCTGATGAAATTACACAGTGTTCtttccatgaaaataaaaccatttTTGAAGAAAGTAGAGACCTTCTAAACTTGGCAGTAATACCAAATGATCATTTCACAGTCTGTGTGGAAAAACGGGTAGCATGCTTCACTTTAGACTTGTATGACCCTTTTTTTCCTTTGGTTTCAAAAACCTCTGCTGCAAGAATGCCACATAAAACTCACAAGTCTTCCTTGGAGGGCAAAACACGCTCCAAAAAGGACAGGCCTGCTGGTCATTCCCATGGCGTGCAAACCTCAAGGAATCAGGAGAACCTACACTATAATGATGGAGCTGAACAACCACCTTGTACATTCAAAGAAAATTTCACAGGAGAACAGGAGACCAGAGTGGAATATAAGGACGGAGAAAAGGTTATAGAGGCAGTCACACAGAAAGAAACTGGCAGACGTcatagtaaaaagaaaaagaaacaccCAGGGAAAACTACAACTGAATCACTGACTGAAGCAGAGAACGAGGCAAAAGCTGACAAAGCCAGAAATGATATACTTAAAGAGAAACAAGTCACAAAGGACAGTGACCAAGCAGGGGCTAtacaaaagactgaaaaagCAGAAACTAAAACATCACCAAAAGACAAATTGTCGCAAAATATAAGTGCACCAAATAACGATGACGACTTCATTAAAAAGCGCCGCCTGTCACAGGATAAGTTTGGAAAATTGGTCAGTTCTCTGGAATCTAAATTAACTAAAAGAGACACACCAAAAGCAGCGGAAGACAAGGCTGATGCCGGGACAACCCGCAGGAAAGCATACAGCGAAGTAGTGAAGCAGAAAAGTGTTAAACCAAAGCAAGGTAaattctttttattgtttttactaaTTGGCAGGATTTCTATAGGTCAGTGATACAAATACTTTAATTTTCAGATATTAAGGTTGTGCAGCCCATCCAGGCAGTGTCTGTGAGCGGAGACCCCCAGAGCCTTTGTCTCTGGTGTCAGTTTTCAGATGTTCTCACTGACTACACAATCACATGGAGGAAAGACGGCACTGTTCTGACTGaaataaagaggaggtattttatgTTTACCTTATTTTACACCTTATTCTCATATTACACTCAAAACTGCAAATCACCTGGACAACAGACAATTTTATGAGTAGTGGGCTGATGTGGATATagtaaaaagtgacatttactAAGTTAGATTTACTTAATGATTTATTGAAGTAttagaatacatttttctaaGAGTAGTATCATCACTAATTTGACAAACTTTCTTGTATCTCTTGTACTtgaatgttattttgaagtaggGTGGGTGATATGCAAATTGTAATTCTTTTATATAATTCACAATCACTCATTAGGAAGCTCAAAGTAATTCCTTTCTGACACATTTTACCTGTTCTTGAAGTGCAGGGGATGAGAGTAGAGTATCACTGACCGTATCCAATGCTTCCCATAAAGACCTGGGAAAGTACCAGTGTGAACTGAAGAATGTTCACGGAAGGGTCACTCTGGACTTCTCACTCACCTATGAATGTAAGTGGCACTTTTATTTAATGTCATAATTACACATGATTTAAAATACTAATGACAGCTCCCTGTACAGTGCTCAGTGAGATTGTCGTCCCTGCAACTCCTAAACCCACTCCTGGTGAGTCTAATCACAAATGAAACATAGTCTGTAAACTTACCAGTCCCACTAAGTGCTGTGTCTTCTCCAGCTGTTTCTGCTGAGATGGGCCATGAGGAGGAGAGTATAAACTGCTCCAGACTCATGTTCAAGGAGGACTTTCTGGCTGAACAATACTTTGGAGAGAGTCAGTCTGCGAGCATTGTCACTGAGAAGATCCACTTTGGAGAAGGCATGCACCGGCGGGCCTTCAGGACCACACTGCAGGCAGGACAGATCCCTCTGCTGGTCCCGGGACACGCCTGTGTGCTCAAAGTGCACAACGCCATCAGCTACGGAACCAACAACAACGAGGAACTAGTGCAGAAAAACTTCCATCTGGCCGTGGAGGTAGGGCCTTTATCAGGCTGCATGtagatataataatataatataatttagaccttattatgtgtaatatatgagTACAATGTGCGCAATGCTAGCATAGCATGTTAGCGCACTAGCCATCTGtcaaactaaataaacaaacagcaacatttttgattagtattttacaaattacatttttggTCTTATCAAAGACATAATTATGTCCAATAAAAAGCTCTTAAATATCATCGTTAGCTTGGggtaaaataacataaaagcaCAAATGTCTTCAGGTCAGCTGTTGTTTATCTAACGGTtatgtggctaatgctaatgctagcacaCCACGTGACCACTTTTgtgtcaaaaaataaatcaatgcataaaaaatatatctatGATATAGTTGAATGGTGATTATGattctttatgttttattccatttgaatgtatttataaatgtatctTGAGCTTATTGTCTTTGTTGCAGGAGTGTCAGGTGCAGAACACTGCCAGAGAGTACATTAAAGCATATACTGCTGTGGCTCAGTCCTTTGAGGCTTTTGGACCAGTCCCAGAGTAAGAAACATCAGCTAAACAGTTTGCTGTTCATTGTAGAACAAAATCTCTCTAAGTCATTGTCTTTGTTATGGTTTATAAAGGATAATTCCCATCTACCTGGTCCACCGCCCGTCCAATGACATACCGTATGCCACTCTTGAAGAGGAGCTGTTTGGAAATTTTGTGAAGTATTCAGTAAAGGATGGCAAAGAAATAAACCTAATGAGGAAGGACTCTGAGGCAGGACAGAAATGCTGTGCATTCCAGCATTGGGTTTATCACCACACTGATGGCAACCTCCTGGTCACTGATATGCAAGGTGCAGATAAGAGTTACTGCCATATCCTTAGCCACTGAACTACTGAAAAAAGAATAACAATGCAATGTGTTTTAACTCATTTCTAGGTGTTGGTATGAAACTCACTGATGTTGGAATAGCCACGGGAAAGAAAGGGTAAGCATTCGTATAGATAGGTGTTATGTATACAATGATATCTGTCCATTAAATATATTAAGTTTCATTTCTAACATGGTTTTGCTTAAACAGGTACAAAGGCTTCAAAGGAAACTGTGCCACGTCTTTTATTGACCAGTTCAAAGCCTTGCATCAGTGCAACTCATACTGTGAAATCCTGGGACTTACGTCTCTCCAGCCAAAGCCTAAAAAGACTGCACCAGCCCCCAAGCCCAAGGCTGCACCTGGTGCTACCCCCAAGAAGAAGATGTTCGAGCCTTCGTTGAAGGGGAAGTCATAACAGGGCGAGTGGGAGGAGGACACAGCTGAGCTAACAGACTCTTGATttcttaaacattttatttgaaagagtGTTGATTTTCATGAACTTGAACTGTGACAGATTTAACACTTGAATTGATGCATTTTCATGTGGTTTGATGATAAGGTCTTTGAGTGGAAAGTGAGGACAGTCtaaatctgttgtttttctACTTCTGTGATGTTTTCAAATAATAGTTCATTAAATTAATGAGCGTTTAATTGGATTGattgtttaatttaattgatTGGATAAGAAGTCTTTAGCTTTGTCTTTCAGGGATGCATTCATTCAGTTTTACAGTATAATGGTGCGTCCCTATTCTTTTGGTTGCAATGCAACACATTTGtatgttttctttatattttaaattaattgtacTGTCTATGTAATAGGACATCATTTTTGTAAATGAGTATTGAAATgtgaacaattatttttttcttgtctcttttacagatgtgaaaacacttttttttgaaGTAGTGTGTATACCCACTACTTTCACTTTAACCTGTGTGTACTAGTCAAAGACACGTCACTGCTGCTTGGATCTTATGCTGTAATTACTCTTTCAACAAACTATATTGTGTGGAACAATTCATGTACATAATTACCTTAACTTCACTTACAAACTAATGTAATGTGAATAGCTGATCCAATAGCACTTTTAAAGTCTGTTTTTAATAGAGGCAATGCAGTGTTGCCATAATGGAATAAAAACAGAGGcgttttatttttctgcttcACAGTCACATTAAAATATTACTGGATACTGATCTAGGATAATAACAGGTGGTAAAAACACATCTCTCCAGGGCAAAAACATGTGCTATAATTGGCTTCATCAGATCGGCTGTTGGAAGTTTCACCTCCGACACAAAACTGGGTCACTCTCTAGAGCATGATCGTGCCGCCATAGTATCATGTGCATCTATGATTAGCTTTACTACATGAGGAGTCTTCTCACACATGCAACACATAAAAGAACAACTTCACTGAAGGTTTTTCTCACTGTAGCTATTTAGTGTGATAATGGCGTTTGATGATCAGGACACAAACACCATTGTCACACTCCACAGCTCTGGAGCAGATTGGAATATTCAGGAGAAAATGATGAGAAGAAgcctaaaaaacaaacagtatcAGTGGTGGTCAAAGTACAGTCGCTCTAGTTTTGGTGAGATGGGAGCACCTGTGTTTACTGTGTGGAATATGTGTGACTTTACAAGACTTTACAAGAAAATACTCCCTGACATAAAAAAGGCAAATAAGATATTTTGTCAttcattatatttgttttaaagaaaacaaattACCTGatattgacctttgaccctttaTTAATAAATGACATTGCATAGTCTATAAAGTGACAAAGATTTAAATGAAAGCAAATGTTCAATGTGGATACTTACAGTTAGAGTAGCTCACCTGGGCCCACACTGTCATCTCTCCAGGAactgctctcttctctctgctgctTCAATCTAACCCTGACCAACTCTTGTCCCCCCAGTTTTTGCTTATGTTCAAACAGTTAAAGTCCACAAGTGAGTGCAGCACACAGAGGAGGTCCGTGGGGTGGTTCACGGTGCATGCAGGGTCCAGCGCTGTTCTGTCCAAGTCTTTATGTAGACACAGCATGCTTTGGACAAACAGCCAGTTCCACATCAGTGATAAGCTACAGGGGAAGTATTGATCGACCCTGACCACTGATGAAGGCTGGAGGGAAAAAGGGGGCAAGAACAAAAGCTGCCTAACTTTGGTGACAAGGCTCACATCgattttataacaaaaatatcaaatgctCAAGGATATACTGTTATGATTGTCAGCATTTCAAGGACTTCtagattttaaatgtacagGGTTGCAGTGCATACGCTGCTGTAGCCCATGTGTTAGTTGTTggcttattttatatattttacatttaatcacATCATTTGACTTCTTAATCCACGAGATATGTTACTTAATCGTGACAAACATGCTTGGGGGTTAAGGAGTGGATCTTGACGGCAGTTGGCTGTCAGTCTGTGATCTCTCTGAAGTTGGGGGTTTgatgaatgtcccacagtggcaGGGTGGCTTTTATTTACTTGTCCTTGGAGCTGATAAATCCCTGATTGTCTGAGTGAATGAACGGAGGTCTCTTGACCACAGCACGTGCTCAAACACAGACTTAATAAATGAAA contains:
- the alpk2 gene encoding alpha-protein kinase 2, yielding MELIFCTDDQLKPEPLSTAVNIQDQDVNNDSELQCPPERTVSEVLPGDMPHVLGTEGKTSLLDTESLQQNIHRAHLNTPLNMSENFIPGSHSTIDGKDLIEWDCCDFAQPAVPLDGANTCQSSDPVATTLSKSMTNAPATVPSTAGALSGLSDFMFSASFKSDDCDAGGLLRSLSHHSDGSESDLMAAPLSDLYIFESESKDFTLCPDPGPKDSKCSECRPLTQTTVAEKRFTAISEAGDSSVETKYNKDVLKDQIIVQYESDERDSMSVETPAVDASDVAHEKTEGTGVTMRNDSPMELWLDACQYFASENSQGRNLSEPSVMQESMSTTTSDFSVTPEETQRSGYSLSACDMIGWSFDDNESWGAPVERWSSVDSWASALSDWADIISSPPEDLTAAFTEIGAEIDALTQALAEVTTQIEIGQQSETSEDIPDQSIIGVKDKPLDSHCITENSAFSEQSCLRGEIQEKECIDPMCTTKVELSQCQTEPKQQSMSSCEVTTYSEIHNADRTALSVAPGPTSEADTGLLHRRSDLFETSSDVVLNIVEDTDVELESASKDLLYCEPHRDNKCDVKDEPSFSSLDLQAERDIERSWTPPETLKVDHKGNDTLAFNFLSPLTPTNAHVPEEDSNPGLNAHVTLAALDGACQVEPLWGSPKFIMPSAPISIGSSLVTQAASSSLNGDQEATRWALNRDSVYDPNEAFECQPKSDDISDFSSESTEDITCSQQSETDSSTDLISDEITQCSFHENKTIFEESRDLLNLAVIPNDHFTVCVEKRVACFTLDLYDPFFPLVSKTSAARMPHKTHKSSLEGKTRSKKDRPAGHSHGVQTSRNQENLHYNDGAEQPPCTFKENFTGEQETRVEYKDGEKVIEAVTQKETGRRHSKKKKKHPGKTTTESLTEAENEAKADKARNDILKEKQVTKDSDQAGAIQKTEKAETKTSPKDKLSQNISAPNNDDDFIKKRRLSQDKFGKLVSSLESKLTKRDTPKAAEDKADAGTTRRKAYSEVVKQKSVKPKQDIKVVQPIQAVSVSGDPQSLCLWCQFSDVLTDYTITWRKDGTVLTEIKRSAGDESRVSLTVSNASHKDLGKYQCELKNVHGRVTLDFSLTYELLSEIVVPATPKPTPAVSAEMGHEEESINCSRLMFKEDFLAEQYFGESQSASIVTEKIHFGEGMHRRAFRTTLQAGQIPLLVPGHACVLKVHNAISYGTNNNEELVQKNFHLAVEECQVQNTAREYIKAYTAVAQSFEAFGPVPEIIPIYLVHRPSNDIPYATLEEELFGNFVKYSVKDGKEINLMRKDSEAGQKCCAFQHWVYHHTDGNLLVTDMQGVGMKLTDVGIATGKKGYKGFKGNCATSFIDQFKALHQCNSYCEILGLTSLQPKPKKTAPAPKPKAAPGATPKKKMFEPSLKGKS